AGGGCGCTTCCGTCGGGTCGCTGCCCCTGACGCAGGTCGTCGTCGTCGGTGCGGTCTTCGGCGTGATCTGCGCGCTGTTCGGCGAACTGTTCCAGCGCGTCTTCTACGCGCACGGCGACACGCACCTCGACCCGCCGGCCGCGGCAATCGTCTTCGGGACGTTCCTCGTCGCGGCGCTGTCGGCCGTCGGCGTGTTCCCGCACAGTTCGTGGGTCCCGCCGCTGTGACGGGAGACACCGCCAGCGAGACCGACGCGGAGTGAACGGGGGGTATCGACGCCGACGAATCGCGTGCGAACTATCGACGAATCGCTGGTCGCCCGAACGAACCGACTACCGCGCGTTCCCACCCGCTCCCGTCCTCCGTCGTCCTCTCCCCTTCTGTTCCGTCCCTCGTTTCTCTGTCGTTCTCCGTCGTTCCCCTTTCAGCCTCACTCCACCCGCTCGACCGCTCGCCGCGTCATCGAGAGTACCTCGTCGTGAAACTCGCCGTTCGTGGCGACGAGACCCGAAGCGCCCGGTTCCCAGCGGTCGCCCTCGACGTCGGTCACCGTCCCGCCCGCCTCGCGGACGTGGTGGATGCCGGCGACGGTGTCCCACGAGTTCGGCGCGTCGCTCAGTCCGACGGTCGCGTCCAGCGCACCGTCGGCCACCATCGAGAGCGTCAACTGCGCCGACCCGGTGCGGCGGAGTTCGCCGAAGTCGGCGATGACGCTCTCGGCCAAGGCGCCGATGGCGGCGCTTTCTTCGTCATGAAGTCGGAGCGTCGAGGCGACGAGGGACGCGGCGGGGTCGGTCGTCTCGCTCACCGCCATCGCGTCGCCGTCGCGATAGACCGACCCCTCGCTCGCGACGTAGGTATCGCCCATCGCCGGCGCGGCGTTGACCGACGCTAGCGGCCGCCCGTCCTCGACGACGGCGACGCTCGTCACCCAGGCCCTCGTCCCGCGGGTGTAGTTCTGCGTGCCGTCGATGGGGTCGATGATCCAGGCGTACCCCTCCTCGGGGACGGTCTCCCGTTCGTCGCCCTCCTCGGCGACTATCTCGTCGTCGGGGAACGCCTCGCGTATCGCCGCGACGGTCCGACGCTGCGTCTCGCGGTCTATCTCGGTCACGAGGTCCACCTCGCTGGTCTTCTGCTCGACGTCCACGGCGGTGCGGAAGCGGTCGTACGCGTAGTCCGCCCCGGTCGCCGCGGCCGAGCGCGCGGTCTGCTCTCGGTTCGTCATGCGCGCACGTCGTCGCAGTGCCACAAAAAGACTCGGGCGGAGCCGACTCGCGGGCCTACAGGACCGCCGGCCCGGACGCGGCGCCTCGGCTCCGACGGCGCGCGCGTCCGGTCGTCTCCCGATCAGCTATGCAGGTCTTCGAACTTGTCTACGCCGGCCTGGGCGACTTCCATGTCTTGGCTGACTTCGCCGCCACTGACGCCGATAGTGGCGACGATTTCGCCGTCAACGGTGAGCGGGTAACCGCCGCCGAAGATGACGATGCGGTTCTCGTCGGTCGTCTGTAGTCCGTACAGAGAGTTGCCGGGTTCGCTGGGTTCGGCTAGCTGGTCCGTGCTCGTCTCCAGCGCAGCGGCCGTGTACGCCTTGTTGCGCGATATCTCGACGGACGCGAGCCACGCCCCGTCCATTCGGTGCTGGGCGATGAGGTTACCCTCGTCGGTCGCGATGGTGACGACCATCGGCTGTTCGATCTCTTCGGCCTTTTCCTCCGCGGCGGCGATTATCTCCGTCGCCGTCTCGAGACTGAGTTCTTCTGCCATTGACGATTCTCGCTTCGGAGACGAACCACAAATAGGTTGGCCCCGAACCCGCCGCTGTCCGCCTCCGGTGCGGTTTCGTACACGCGATAGCGGCCGTCTACTACTGTTCTGCGTGACAAAACACAACGTCCTATCTGGCTGGCTGGATGGTCCATTACAAGCATAACTTTGTAATTCCGGTCTAAGGGAGACGAACTACCCACAGACGTCTTTAGTCGTACTTCATCAGCTACTGACTCTGTGGTTTCGGTTTCGCTCCGGGCGACAGAGCAGACCACGTTCGTATGCTCGCTCTTCAGCGGACCTCTGTTCTGTACAGTAAAAACCGTGATTAAGCCGTTAAGGATGTATTCCGCTTCTAAGAGATGCTTGCAACATCTTTCGCTGTCTTTGAGACGACTGGAGATTCTGGGAGGCGTCTCTGTACAGGTGAACGCACTGGGGACGACTCTCCGTCTCCATCGCGATACCATCGTCGGCATTTCGGCTCCGGGCCGGGACCGATCCACCCGCTCGAACGTTCGCTGTGTTCTGGTCCCCCATCACAGCGTTCGGTACGAGTGCGATATAGATTCGTTCTGAGAAAACGTATCTCTATTTTCGGGCTCTTGGTTTGCTGTTTCGATTTTTCGGTTGTACGATAGCCGATTTTATGTTCAAGGACGGTGTTTAGAACTTCTGCAGGTTTCTTATTCTCTAAACTGCGTATTTGGGGACTACGATCTTCCAAGATACACCTATAGTGAGACTGAGTGTTTCTGGAACAGACTATACGAAGTCCGAGGCAAACGGCGTCGGCGAATCGCCGCCGTACTGGGCGGTTCGTCACTCGGTCGGTTTCAACCACTCTCGGAGGGTGTGCTCGTCGAGGACGACGAACTCCTCTGTCCGGTTCCAAAATCGCCCCTCTCGACGGACGGTGACGAGGAGGTGAGTCGAACTCGCCGGCACCTCCGCTCCGGTCGCCTCGCAGACGAACGTCTCCTCGGAGGCGAGCGAACGGCGAGCGACCGCCGTGACCCGTCACTCGTCGCTCCGGTCGGGGACGGCGGCACCTCGATACCACGGGTCCGAACTATCCATTAGCTTTCGGCACTCCGCCGGCGGCGCGCGGAGAGCGGTAGCCTCCACATTCTGTCGAGAACATCGGCTAGGAATACGACGGCCGCCGCTTAGTTCTACTCGCGGGGAGAGAAGGTAGTTCACCCGCCTCGTAGAGATGTTCGGATGCCGAGAATTTCAGTGCTCCGACCGACGGTAAACTCCATCCCGATATATCGACTGCTCGGACGATGGCACGACGGAAGCGACGGAGCGGCGGTTCGCGACGATAGGCGGATTACCCTCGCGAGTGCAGCGAGTACGCGATGAGCAGGACGCCGAGGAACTGGAACAGGCGCGTGAGGAGCGTGAGCGGTTGCTGGTACTGGAGGCCGATGACACCCTCGCGGAGAAGCAGCGAACCGACGAAGGCGATGCCGAACGCGAGGGCCGTGAGGAGGAACAGACCCAGCGAGAGCGCCCGCATGGGCCGACTGTCGTGGCGGCGGTATCCGCGATAAGCCTGATAGCCCACGTAGGCACCGACGAGCGTCGAACCGAGAGCGAGCGCGACGATGGACCACTCCATCGCGGCGCCGGGAGAGACGGGAGCCATCTCAGAGGTCCTCCCACATCCTCGTGAACCGGTCGGCGGTGTCGCTCTCCCCCTCACCGGGGAACGACTCCTCGTCCGTGCGCCGCAGGGCCGCCTCGAAGGCTCCGTCGTCGAGCGTGATGGATACCTCCGAGAGGGTGGCCGTGTAGACGCTGTAGTTGTTGTTGCTGGTCCGAACTCTGGTCTGTTCTTCGAGGAGTCCGTGCGCGCGCAACCGTTCCACCCGGCGGTAGACTGTCGGTTCGGACATCTCGCATTCGTCGGCAAGCTGTTGTGCGGACATTGGTTTGATACTCGTCGCTGCGAGGATATCCCGGGCGTACTCGTCGCTGAGAACGTCGAGAAGCTCACCCAGCGCGGAATCCTCACTCACGTTTCGGTCGAACGGCCGCCCGTCTGATTAATAGGACCGTGGATATCGAACGCGGACGGTCGCGGCGACCGGTTGCGGACGTGCCGGAGAGTCGGTCGGTCGGTGCAGTACCGAGGGAGGGCCGATGCGTCAACGGCAACGGCGATGGGGAGCGTCGTGCTGTCAGAGGCACGTCACCAGTAGTTGGTGCGGCACGTCGGTCGCTCATCGAAGCCCATCGCGTCTTGACCGACGGCCCGGCCGAGCATATACGGGCGGGGCGAACTTCTAGGTCAGAAGTTCGCACGGTTTCAGGCCCGACAGCCCACCGACCGGCCGATTTCGATCAGCCGCTCGGTTCCGACACCGGTCCCCCGGACCGTGTAACCGTACCCCCCGCAGTTCCACGACAGCGAGAGGGTCGGCCCGTAGTCGAAGGTTGCGGGTCGGCCGTCGACCGTCGCGTCGCGTTCGTCGGGGTCGATATCGACCGCGTAGTCGAACTTCGCGACCGCGAGTTCGCGTCCGCCGTCGCGGTAGCGGAGTCCGACCCCGTCGACGCGACCGGTCGTGCGCGTGGCGTAGACCAACTCGAACGCGGGCGGCACGGTCGGATCCGGAATCGCCATCGAACTCCGCGACGCCAACTCGGCGCTGCTTCGGTACAGTTCCGTTTCGGGGACGTCGAGACGCTGCACCGTCGTATCGGCGCCCAACCGGGGCCGAAACGTCTCCGCCGATACCGACGCGTCGAACGTCACGTTCGTGTACGTCGTCGTCACCGACCGCCGGACGCCGTCGTCGACCCACGCCGTCCGCTGGCGGAGGGGGTAAAACCGCTCGGTGTCCACCCACAGTCGCTGTCGGTAGCGGGTCTCCCCTCGGTCGGATTCGGGCCTGACGTCGAGGACGTAGGCCGACCGTCCATCGACGGCGGTGGTCTCGACGAACTCGACGACGTAGTCGCGAGCGTCCACCCGGGGAGCGGTACCGCTGTGTCGGGGGACGACCGGCAGCGGGGACACTTCGACGGACCGCGGTCGTCCCGAGTCGTCGGTCAACCCCGCGGCGACGACGAGTCGCTGGAGTCGGACGGCCGCGCGCGATTCGGTCGGCGGACCGGTCAACTCGATGACGGTCACGGCGTTCCGGTCGGTGTCCCGAAGCCAGAGCGTCGACCCGTTCGAGACCTGTATCCCGTACCGTCGGTCCGACTCGTCGCGAAAGCGGACCCGCCGCCGGTCGGTTCCCGGAACGCGCGTGACTGCGGCGACGCTTCGGGAGGTGACCGTTCCGTTCGCGCGCATCTCGACCGTCTGCGTTCCGGTGAGAGCGCCGATGGATCGGTACCGCTCGGTCACGTTCGCGTTGACCGAGGGATCCGCGTCGCCGATTGCACCCCCCGAGGCCCAGAGAAGTGCGGGAAGCGCGAGGCCGAGGAGTAAGAGCGCGGTGAGTACGCGTCGGTCGAATCGAGGGAGGAGGCGGCTCATGCTGGTACGTTGAACTGATTGCCCCTGCGTGAGAGAGTTGGTAAACTCTTCCGAACGCCCGGCGTCCGAATCGGTCTCTAGCTCTGCGTGTAGTCAACCCGGGAGTGAAATACAGAAGTTTTGCTATATCTGTACGGAGAGAAATTACTGCGCTTCGCACGTAGTTGTAGTATAGTGGTCGAATTCTCGCGTGGCTATGTATATACGCACAAGTTCGATTTCCCGGTAACCGAATTGGAGAGTATGTACACGAAAGCGGAACTCGACGACGAATTCGGCCCCATAGACGCGGACGAGTGCGCGGAGATGCGTTCGGCCTCGGAACTCGGTTACTCGACGGAGTCGCTGTCGGCGCTCTTCAGGTTCGAGGAGGCGCCGATCCGGTACCACCTAGACGGGTGCTGTTCGCACCACTGAGCCGTCGGGCTCTCGGGAGGCCGACGCCGACGCAGGCTCCCGAAGCGAACGAACTCGTTTAGGTAGAGAGGGCAGTAGAGAGGAGTACGATCCTCGCCGGCCGCCGGTACCGACGGCGACGGTCCGGGCGGGCGCCGCGAACCGCGGAACGGAGGCCGGGACGGGGGCGAGACTCATGACCACAGGAACGGACTCGAACGCCGACGACATCGACGAACTCGAAGCGGAGATAGAGAGCCTGGAGTTCAGACGGCAGACGGAGGTGCTCTCCCCCGAAGAGGAGCACAAACTCGTCGAGCGAATCGAGACGAAGCGCGAACTCCTCCGGCAGAAGCGACGCATCGCGAGCGGGGACGGCCCGCCCATCGCTCGCGGCCAGACCGTTCACATCCGCTCCCGCGAACCGATGCTCGTCACGCGGGCGGGCGGGTCCCGAACGTACGGTGCGTGGGACGCCGAGGACGGCGAACCGATCGGCGAGGCGTGGTCGCTCTCGGAGACCGCGGTGCGGGGGTTGATGCGGCGGTACGACTGGACGCAGGTCGACGGCGAGGCGATGACGTCCGTCGTGGGCGAGAGGGACGAGACCGACCGGAGAGAGACCGACCGGGAGTAACGCGTCGTCGAGGCCGGAACCGGCGAGTGTTCTCGTTCACCCGCGACGGCCGCTCCGCGGCGGGTCGCCGAAAGCAGTTTCCTGTTCGCGCCGTTCTGCCGAAGCGAGACGATGGCAGACCGAGCGAGCGACTCCGAGGCGAATCGCGACGCGAACCCACGGCGCGGTTTTCCGAACCGCGTCGACGCGGCCGGAAGCGCGGCGGTGGTCGGCGCACTGCTCTGGACGGCGGCACCGTGGGCGGAACGCGCCGTCTACGGTGACCGGCCGTACGTCGGAACGGAGTTCGACCTGCTCTCGTTCGTCGGCCTCCTCTCGGTGGGGGTCGGTGTCGCCGGATTTCGGGCCGCGTTCCGGTCGGAATACGGGGGGTTCGGGGCCGTCGGCGTCGCGTCGACGGGCGCGGGCGTCGCCGTACTCGCGGCACTCGCCGGACGGTCGGCGCTCGCCGTCGTCGCCGCCGGGTTCGGCGCGGTCCCGGCGACCGGCGAGGACCCGGCGGGTCTGATACTGACGCTCGCGTGGGTACTGGGAGTCGGACTGGCGACGCTCGGAGCGGGCGCTCTCGGTGCCGCGCTCCGGCGTCTGACCGGTCGGTGGACCCTCGCCGCCGCGTCGCTCCTGTCCGGACTCGCCGTGCCGGTTCTCGTACTCCTCCTCCGAGCGCTGTCGCTGCTTCCCCTCGCGGTCGGAACGCTCGTCGTCCGGACGAACGTCGTCCTCCTTCCGCTGGGTCTCGGGTGGGTTGCGCTCGGTGCGGCGGTCCGGTCGCGAGTGCGAGTCGGCGGGTCGGAAGCGTAGCCGACGGGTGCTCGGAACTATCTCTGTGTTCCGACGGCCGACAGTCAGTAGTCGTCGGGGAGACTACGGGTCGGCGTGATCCGCGTCTGCGAGGACCACGGCCACTTCGAGGGCGACGGCTGTCCGGCGTGCGGCGACGAGGGGCGGAAGATACTCGACGACGAGCGCCGAACGCGCCTCTCGAAGTTCGTCAGCGGGGCGTTGCGTCACTTTCCCAACGACGCCGGACTGTCGGTCGACGACCGAGGGTGGACCGAGTACGGGGAACTCGTCGCGGCGGTCACGGAGCGGTACTCGTGGGCGGAACCGAAGCACGTCGAGGCGGTGACCGCGACCGACTCGAAGGGTCGCTTCGAGCGTCGCGGAGACCGGATTCGCGCGGCGTACGGTCACTCGATAGCGGTGACGCTGGAACCGACCGAGTCCGACGTTCCGGAACGCCTCTACCACGGGACCGCACCCCGGAACGTCGGAGCGATACTCGACGAGGGTCTCAAGCCGATGGACCGCCAGCAGGTCCACCTCTCGGAGACGGCCGACGAGGGGCGCGAGGTCGGCCGGAGACACGCCGACGATCCGGTGCTCCTCGCGGTGGACGCGGAGGCGATGGAGTGCGAGGGATTCGAGGTGGACCGCCGGGGGGCCGGAACGTACACCGCCGCCCGCGTTCCGCCCGAGTTCCTCGAACGAGTGGACGGCGACGATGAACAGGCGGACCGCGAGGACGAACAGGCAGGCGACCAAGACGGACAGGCAGGTGACCAAGACGGACAGGCGGACGACGAGTGAGACCCCGCGGCGGTACGGAGGCGGCAAACGAGAGCGAGTTCGGTGCCTATTCGGGTGCCGGCGGAGAACCCGCACCCGTGACAGAACTCAGCGCACACCACGTCGGCGTCACCGTCGCGGATCTCGAACAGACCGTCAAATTCTACCGGGACACGCTCGGGTTCCCCGTCGAGAGCGAGTTCTCCGTCTCGGGCGAGGCGTTCGCGACGGCCGTCGACGTCGAGAGTGCCACCGGTCGGTTCGCTCACCTCGACGCCGGCGGCGTCCGCGTCGAACTCGTAGAGTACGAACCGGAAGGAGAACGAGAGAGAGAATCGTCGGTGAATCAACCCGGCGCGAAACACCTCGGGTTCTCCGTCGACGATATCGACTCACTATACGAGTCGTTGGACGGACAGGTCGAAACGCTCAGCGAACCCCGGACGACCGACACAGGTTCTCGGATTCTGTTCCTACGGGACCCTGAAGGGAATCTCGTCGAACTGCTGGAGACGTCGTAACCCGGGTCCGCCCTCCTTTCCTGTTCCTCTCTCCTCTACCCTCTCCGCCAGAGGTCTCGACTTCTCGGGCCAGGTAGTCTCCCACCCCACGTTTCCGTCGTTCTTCGTCCGGCGTCTCTCGGTGTTTCCTTTCTCGGTCGTGAGAGGTGCCAGCAGGCGTTGTTGGCCGCTTCTCCACCTTTCCATTGTTCCCGGTGAAGTGGGGCCACACCCACACCCCACGTTTCCGTCGTTAACTGTCTCGGGTGGGGAGGGGGAGGCATCGGGCGCCTCCCCCGTTAAAATATCTAAAGCGGCTAGTGAACTATTCGTCTCTTATACGTATTAAAGTTGTCTATCCCTTAGCTAGTTTTCTGGCTAGCTACTACGTGGCTTCTGCCGACTTTTTGTCAAACTATTCTAGAGGAATACTGGTCGAGAGATAGCGGTGAAGACCTACCCGGCCTTCGTGCGGGAACGACGGAAACGCGGGGTGTGTGTGTCACTGAGAGTTTCTCCCCCAACCTTCGAGAGTAAGAACGTCGGAAACGTGGGGTGGGTGGGTGAGGGGAGAACGGGATGACGAGAGAACGGGAACGACGGAAACGTGGGGTGAGGTGTCGAGAAACGCGGAAACTGAGGTTAAGACGGGAAGTCAACGAAAGGGTAGCGAGTGCTTCGCTGCCGGTGCTTCGACTGAAGACCGCCGTTCCCCGAGTTCCGCTTTCCTCTCTCGCAGACTCCATCGACTGAACGATACGTCGGTCATAACCGTCGCTACCCCGACCACCCCCTCCCCTCCCCTCCTCTTTCCCCCGGAACGACGGAAACGTGGGGTGTGTGTGTCGGAACGGCGGAAATACGGTATCCGACCGATAAGCGACAAAACGCCGAACACGGTACCGAGAGAGTTCTGAACCGAGAGAAACGTCGGAAATTCGGGGCCCCTCCCGGGATGGATTTATATACGATGGCTCTCACGACACTGTCATGGAGAAAGATGGGTCACAGGACATCGCCGCGGAGATTTTCGCTCAGGAAGACCCCATCTTCAGGAACAAATCCCTCGTGGAGGTGGAGCACGTCCCGAGTCCCGAACGAATCGTCGGCCGCGACGACGAGATACGCGCCCTGTCGACCGAACTGCGGTCGGCGGTCAACGGCGACTCGCCGGAGAACGTCATCCTGTACGGGGAGACGGGAACGGGGAAGAGTCTGGTCGCAAAACACGTCGCGAAGGCGGCCAAGTCGAACGCCGGCGACGTGCGCATCGGAACCGTCTACGTCGACTGCTCTACCGACGACACCGAGACGCAGGCCATCTCCAGCATCGCGCGGACGCTCAACGACGAGGCGGTGACCGACATCCGCGTCCCGGAGACGGGACTCGCGAAGGCGGCGTACTACACGCGCCTGTACGCCATCCTCGACCAGCAGTACGACGTGGTCATCATCATTCTCGACGAGGCGGACATGCATCCGGACGACCAGATTCTCATGTCGCTCTCGCGCGCCGTCGAGACGGGCAAGACCGACTGCCGCATCGGACTCATCGCCATCAGCAACAAGGTCCGGTGGGCGGAGGACCTGAACGACCGGGTGAAGTCGTCGCTCCAACCGCGCGAACTCAACTTTCACTCCTACGACGCCAACCAACTCCGCGCGATACTCAGTCACCGGCGCGACGCGTTCCGCGAGGGCGTTCTCTCCGACGACGTGGTCCCCCTCTGTGCCGCCTACGCGGCGCAGGACCACGGAGACGCCCGGCAGGCCATCGACGTCCTCCGAAACGCGGGGATGCTCGCTCAACGGGACGGCTCCGACGTCGTCACCCGCGACCACGTCGAGGACGCGAAGATGGAAGCCGAGAAGGACCGCTTCCGGGACCTCATCGGCGGTCTGACCGTCCAGAAGAAACTCGTCCTCTCGGCGGTGACGGCGCTCCACAAGGGGACCGACGACGACGAGTTCTCGATGGCGCAGATCATCGAAACCTACACGAAACTCTGCGAGGCGACCGGAACGTCGACGCGGTCGGACCGCCGCGTCCGCGACTTCGTCCGGCGCCTAGCGTTCCTCGACATCCTCGAACTTCGGAAACAGAATCTGGGCCGCGCGGGCGGCATCACCATCTACGCCCGCCTCCAACCCGACCACGACCTCGACATCGTCCACCAGACGGCGATGGACGACGAACAGTTCGTCGTCACGGACTCCGACGCCGAGAACGCCTCGCTCGACTCCTTCTGAAGCCCCCCTTCTTCGCCACCCTCTCGTCCCGACTGGCATCCGGTCGGCCCACCCCGTGTTTCCGACGTTTTCTCGGCGCGTCGACCGTTCTCCCGGCGCCCGCTGACGACCGCTTCTCGGAGGACACCCCTCGTTTCCGTCGTTTTATTTCGGAAATCTCGTCTACTTCGTCGCACGTCGTCGTCCGCTGTCCGCCGTTCGTCCAGTTCCGACCGTCGACCGCACTCGGTCCCGCCGAACCGTCCTCGCCCGACGACGGAGACGGCACGAACCCGTATCAGATTCGATATCCTCGCCCGAAATCGTTCGACTGGACCTCACATCAAACAACTCTCAATTGATAACCAAGACGATACTGATATATCAAAGATAGTATGACTAAAGCCGATGACTCGGTTGAGAAAACTGCTGCCGGGACGTATCCGCGCGAGTTACGCGCTCACGTTTCTGGCAGCTATCCTTGCGATTCTAGTCGTGATGGGAAGCATCTCGGCGTACGCGTACACGAACAGCCAATCGACGGTGAGAGAGCATGCATCGGACGAGATTCTCAGTTCCGCGCAGTTGGAGGCGGGACAGGTGTCCACGTGGGTGGACCAGCGCGAACAGACCGTCGAGATGCTCTCGGAGTATCAAGTGATGAAGACGGAAGACCCGGAGTCGGTGAGTCTCTTCCTCGCCGGTGAGATGGACTCCGTACCCGAGGACGTCCACACCGTCCACTACGTCGAGGCGTCGACGAACACCGTCCTCGCGAGCACGGACGTCGCCGCAATCGGTCGGTCGTACACCGGCGCGGAGGCCGCGTGGGCGGCCTCCGAGCGAACCCTCGCCGACGGCGACGAGGTGTACCGGTCGGACGTCTACCGGGACGGGGACGTGCCCACTCTCTCGTGGGTTTCGCCCGTCAACGGTCACGAAGACTACCTCGTCGTCGTCAGCGCCGACGTCTCCGCCATCTCCTCGCAGTTGCACTCCAGCACCGAAGGGAGCTTCAGCATGGTCGTCGACACCGGTGACGGCGAGGTCATGATGGACGAACGAAACGAGGCTATCACCGAACTCTACACGCTCGGAATGGACGCCGAGGTGATTCAGAGCGGCGCCCGCGGTGAGTCGGGCATTATCGAGATGGAGCCGGTTGCGGACCTGCTCGACGAACCGTTCCTCGTGGGCTACGCGCCCGTCGAAGGGACGGACTGGATAGTCACCGTGAACGTTCCGGAGGCGTCCGCCTACGCCGTGGCGAACGGCGTCGGCCGCGACTTCCTCGTCCTCCTCGGCAC
The genomic region above belongs to Halogeometricum sp. S3BR5-2 and contains:
- a CDS encoding inositol monophosphatase family protein, with amino-acid sequence MTNREQTARSAAATGADYAYDRFRTAVDVEQKTSEVDLVTEIDRETQRRTVAAIREAFPDDEIVAEEGDERETVPEEGYAWIIDPIDGTQNYTRGTRAWVTSVAVVEDGRPLASVNAAPAMGDTYVASEGSVYRDGDAMAVSETTDPAASLVASTLRLHDEESAAIGALAESVIADFGELRRTGSAQLTLSMVADGALDATVGLSDAPNSWDTVAGIHHVREAGGTVTDVEGDRWEPGASGLVATNGEFHDEVLSMTRRAVERVE
- a CDS encoding GlcG/HbpS family heme-binding protein, whose amino-acid sequence is MAEELSLETATEIIAAAEEKAEEIEQPMVVTIATDEGNLIAQHRMDGAWLASVEISRNKAYTAAALETSTDQLAEPSEPGNSLYGLQTTDENRIVIFGGGYPLTVDGEIVATIGVSGGEVSQDMEVAQAGVDKFEDLHS
- a CDS encoding DUF7521 family protein; translation: MAPVSPGAAMEWSIVALALGSTLVGAYVGYQAYRGYRRHDSRPMRALSLGLFLLTALAFGIAFVGSLLLREGVIGLQYQQPLTLLTRLFQFLGVLLIAYSLHSRG
- a CDS encoding ArsR/SmtB family transcription factor encodes the protein MSEDSALGELLDVLSDEYARDILAATSIKPMSAQQLADECEMSEPTVYRRVERLRAHGLLEEQTRVRTSNNNYSVYTATLSEVSITLDDGAFEAALRRTDEESFPGEGESDTADRFTRMWEDL
- a CDS encoding LolA family protein; its protein translation is MSRLLPRFDRRVLTALLLLGLALPALLWASGGAIGDADPSVNANVTERYRSIGALTGTQTVEMRANGTVTSRSVAAVTRVPGTDRRRVRFRDESDRRYGIQVSNGSTLWLRDTDRNAVTVIELTGPPTESRAAVRLQRLVVAAGLTDDSGRPRSVEVSPLPVVPRHSGTAPRVDARDYVVEFVETTAVDGRSAYVLDVRPESDRGETRYRQRLWVDTERFYPLRQRTAWVDDGVRRSVTTTYTNVTFDASVSAETFRPRLGADTTVQRLDVPETELYRSSAELASRSSMAIPDPTVPPAFELVYATRTTGRVDGVGLRYRDGGRELAVAKFDYAVDIDPDERDATVDGRPATFDYGPTLSLSWNCGGYGYTVRGTGVGTERLIEIGRSVGCRA
- a CDS encoding RNA 2'-phosphotransferase, with translation MIRVCEDHGHFEGDGCPACGDEGRKILDDERRTRLSKFVSGALRHFPNDAGLSVDDRGWTEYGELVAAVTERYSWAEPKHVEAVTATDSKGRFERRGDRIRAAYGHSIAVTLEPTESDVPERLYHGTAPRNVGAILDEGLKPMDRQQVHLSETADEGREVGRRHADDPVLLAVDAEAMECEGFEVDRRGAGTYTAARVPPEFLERVDGDDEQADREDEQAGDQDGQAGDQDGQADDE
- a CDS encoding VOC family protein codes for the protein MTELSAHHVGVTVADLEQTVKFYRDTLGFPVESEFSVSGEAFATAVDVESATGRFAHLDAGGVRVELVEYEPEGERERESSVNQPGAKHLGFSVDDIDSLYESLDGQVETLSEPRTTDTGSRILFLRDPEGNLVELLETS
- a CDS encoding Cdc6/Cdc18 family protein, which encodes MEKDGSQDIAAEIFAQEDPIFRNKSLVEVEHVPSPERIVGRDDEIRALSTELRSAVNGDSPENVILYGETGTGKSLVAKHVAKAAKSNAGDVRIGTVYVDCSTDDTETQAISSIARTLNDEAVTDIRVPETGLAKAAYYTRLYAILDQQYDVVIIILDEADMHPDDQILMSLSRAVETGKTDCRIGLIAISNKVRWAEDLNDRVKSSLQPRELNFHSYDANQLRAILSHRRDAFREGVLSDDVVPLCAAYAAQDHGDARQAIDVLRNAGMLAQRDGSDVVTRDHVEDAKMEAEKDRFRDLIGGLTVQKKLVLSAVTALHKGTDDDEFSMAQIIETYTKLCEATGTSTRSDRRVRDFVRRLAFLDILELRKQNLGRAGGITIYARLQPDHDLDIVHQTAMDDEQFVVTDSDAENASLDSF